In a single window of the Caproicibacterium sp. BJN0003 genome:
- a CDS encoding cell division protein ZapA has translation MSKNSVRLNICGIECVVGAMDSETYVKGIAKEVADTIEHLSQENEHASATVTATVAALSYCDDYKKAAADAEKLRAQIKDYLADTSRARLEAEEAQKEIGRLKKEVASLRARLGEKPVDQPAPRANAPIQRTGAYTKTNEEIPEQEGFVNLFQKTGSKRSKEDKHDKT, from the coding sequence ATGAGCAAAAACAGTGTCCGGTTAAATATTTGCGGAATTGAATGTGTGGTCGGAGCGATGGACAGCGAAACCTATGTAAAAGGAATCGCAAAGGAAGTTGCCGATACGATTGAACATCTTTCGCAAGAGAATGAACACGCTTCCGCAACGGTAACCGCTACGGTGGCGGCGCTTTCGTACTGTGATGACTATAAAAAAGCTGCGGCTGATGCAGAAAAGCTGCGCGCTCAGATTAAGGACTATCTGGCAGATACTTCCCGTGCCCGCCTAGAAGCGGAAGAAGCTCAAAAAGAGATTGGACGGCTGAAAAAAGAGGTCGCATCTCTGCGCGCCCGTTTAGGTGAAAAACCGGTTGACCAGCCTGCTCCTCGAGCCAATGCACCGATTCAGCGAACCGGGGCTTATACAAAGACAAACGAAGAGATACCGGAGCAGGAAGGCTTTGTAAACCTGTTCCAAAAAACAGGCTCTAAAAGGAGTAAAGAGGACAAGCATGATAAAACCTGA
- a CDS encoding peptidase U32 family protein gives MIKPEVLAPAGKMETLIAAVRGGADAVYLGAQSFSARAGAQNFTKDELSEAVKLCHQRGVRVHLTVNTLLHEEELPQALELVEFACSLPVDAVLVQDLGLFYLLRKCCPNLPLHASTQMSIHTPAGVRFCKKIGFERVVLSREMSLSEIAACKKENPQIDLEAFVHGALCMSVSGQCYFSAMLGSRSGNRGQCAQTCRLPFSAPGGTGHDLSLKDLSMISRVSDLTKAGVMSLKIEGRMKRPEYVAASSRACRFAADGEKIPQELQTDLEQVFSRSGFTTGFPDGRRDRSMFGTRQPEDSQKAKAVFPKLHELYKGEYPRVPVSFFLKIKKNVPVILLAEDENGHRAKVDGPIPEDAKIRAISEERCKEQLCKTGGSPFFVKKISTEIEEGLSVPMKELNALRRQTLEILLDERADFPKIPFEYRFPQKMPHHAEKASFRAHFPTGEVPQEADCCELIYVPCGVPQETLIALQKRGFRVGIELPRGMFGIEEQLRKELQEAKKIGILDVFAGTLNAVALSQEEGMRIHGGYSLNVFNTQALNFLKEEELCDTELSFELSLQQACSLGGQLPRGTMVYGRQALMLTRCCPIANGGCPGRKNPWGGCGDPRTLIDRKEIEFPVSCVGACSEVYNSVPLSLLGRQRELSNLDFVSVRFTTETIEEECNILAHLKEDKPILGALTRGLSYRGVL, from the coding sequence ATGATAAAACCTGAGGTTCTTGCACCCGCCGGAAAAATGGAAACCCTGATTGCTGCGGTACGAGGCGGTGCCGATGCGGTATATCTTGGTGCGCAGAGCTTTTCTGCGCGGGCAGGCGCCCAAAATTTTACAAAAGATGAACTCTCAGAAGCGGTTAAACTTTGTCATCAGCGGGGAGTACGAGTTCATTTAACCGTCAATACATTGCTACATGAAGAAGAATTGCCGCAGGCGCTGGAACTTGTAGAGTTTGCTTGCTCTTTGCCGGTAGATGCCGTTTTGGTGCAGGATTTAGGGCTTTTTTATCTTCTTAGAAAATGCTGCCCAAATTTGCCGCTTCATGCGAGTACGCAGATGAGTATTCATACTCCCGCAGGAGTTCGATTCTGTAAAAAGATTGGATTTGAGCGGGTGGTTCTTTCGAGAGAAATGAGTCTTTCGGAAATTGCCGCCTGTAAAAAAGAAAATCCGCAGATCGATCTGGAGGCGTTTGTGCATGGTGCTCTGTGCATGAGTGTTTCCGGACAGTGCTATTTTAGTGCCATGCTTGGTTCCCGCAGCGGAAATCGAGGCCAGTGCGCACAAACCTGCCGGCTGCCGTTTTCTGCACCGGGTGGAACCGGACATGATCTGAGCTTAAAAGATCTTTCCATGATTTCGCGGGTCTCTGATTTAACAAAAGCCGGCGTGATGAGCCTTAAAATAGAAGGACGAATGAAGCGCCCTGAATATGTTGCGGCCTCTTCCCGTGCCTGCCGATTTGCAGCAGACGGAGAGAAAATTCCGCAGGAGCTCCAAACTGATTTAGAGCAGGTCTTTTCGAGAAGCGGTTTTACAACCGGATTCCCGGATGGCAGGCGTGATCGTTCCATGTTTGGGACAAGGCAACCGGAAGATTCCCAAAAAGCGAAGGCGGTTTTTCCAAAACTGCATGAGCTTTATAAAGGGGAATATCCGCGGGTGCCGGTTTCTTTTTTTCTAAAGATCAAGAAGAACGTTCCGGTGATCCTTTTAGCAGAGGATGAAAATGGGCATCGGGCAAAAGTAGACGGCCCTATCCCGGAAGATGCAAAAATAAGAGCAATTTCGGAAGAACGCTGCAAAGAGCAGCTTTGTAAAACCGGTGGTTCTCCCTTCTTTGTTAAAAAGATTTCTACCGAAATTGAAGAGGGTCTTTCGGTCCCAATGAAAGAGCTCAATGCTTTGCGGCGCCAAACCCTTGAAATTTTACTTGATGAGAGAGCGGATTTTCCTAAAATTCCGTTTGAATATAGATTCCCTCAAAAAATGCCCCATCACGCAGAAAAGGCTTCTTTTCGGGCACATTTTCCGACCGGAGAAGTTCCGCAGGAAGCAGATTGCTGTGAATTGATCTATGTTCCGTGCGGTGTACCGCAGGAGACCCTTATCGCTCTGCAAAAGCGGGGCTTTCGAGTGGGGATTGAGCTTCCGCGGGGAATGTTTGGAATCGAAGAACAGCTGAGAAAAGAATTGCAGGAAGCAAAAAAAATCGGAATTCTAGATGTCTTTGCGGGAACACTCAATGCAGTGGCGTTGTCGCAGGAAGAAGGAATGAGGATTCACGGCGGATATTCACTGAATGTTTTTAATACACAAGCACTCAACTTTTTGAAAGAAGAGGAACTTTGTGATACGGAATTGAGCTTTGAACTTTCTTTGCAGCAGGCATGCAGCTTAGGAGGACAACTTCCCCGAGGAACGATGGTTTATGGACGGCAGGCATTGATGCTGACTCGGTGCTGTCCAATCGCAAACGGCGGCTGTCCGGGAAGGAAAAATCCATGGGGCGGCTGCGGGGACCCGCGGACACTTATTGACCGTAAAGAAATTGAGTTTCCTGTTAGCTGTGTAGGAGCGTGCAGCGAAGTTTATAATTCGGTTCCGCTTTCGCTTCTTGGCAGACAAAGAGAACTTTCCAATTTGGATTTTGTTTCTGTACGTTTTACGACGGAGACTATAGAGGAAGAATGTAACATTTTGGCGCATTTAAAAGAGGATAAGCCGATTTTAGGTGCGCTGACCCGTGGACTA